The DNA sequence TCACGTTCTTTTTCCAGGGCTTTTGCGTTATGGCCTGTTGATGATGTTGTACAGGGTGTCCCGTTCGATAGGAGTACGGCCTGCTTCTCTGATCAGCCTGACAAGGGTGCCGGATCCTATGGCCTGTTCGGTTTCCGCACCGGCCATATGGGTGATGACCTCTTCCTTGACGGTGCCGTCCATATCATCGGCACCAAAGGACAAGGCAATCTGTGCAAGTTTGGGACCAAGCATAACCCAGTAGGCTTTTATGTGGGGAAAATTATCAAGCATGAGCCGGGCAACCGCCATGTTTTTCAAATCGTTTATTCCGGATGTGCCGGATATTTCTGACATTTCGGTATTCTTGGGATGAAAGGCCAGGGGAATAAAGGCAAGAAAACCATTGGTCTCATCCTGAGCGCACCGCAATGCGTCAAGATGTTCCAGACGCTCCTCGTAGGTTTCTATATGACCGTAGAGCATGGTGGCATTGGTGTATAGACCGTTGCGATGGGCTATTTTGGCGATCTCCAGCCAGTCATGGCCCGAAAGTTTTTTCTCGCAGGTCAGCTTGCGTATCCTCGGGCTGAAGACCTCCGCCCCTCCTCCGGGAATGGAACCCAGCCCAGCCTCTTTAAGCATTTCCAGGGTTTCATCAACCGGTTTTTCGGCAAGATCGGCCAAGTGGGCAATCTCGACACAGGTAAAGGCCTGGATATGAACTTCCGGCCGGACCTCCTTGATACCACGCAGGATATCCAGATAATAGACAAAAGGCAGATCCGGATGGATACCGCCCACCATGTGGATTTCAGTGATGGGTTCATCGAGTCGTTGCCGGACCTTCTCCTTGACTTCCTCCACGCTCATCTCATAAGCGAGACTCGACTCCTTATCTTTACCAAAAGCACAGAACTTGCACAGGTTGGTACAGATATTAGAGTAATTTATATGCTGATTATAGATGAAGTAGGCATTGTCTCCATTTTTGCGATACCTTACAATATCGGCAAGATAGCCAAGTGCCAGAATATCCTGGCACTGGTAGAGCTGCAGGCCGTCTTCCAGTGAAAGTCGCGTACCGCTTTTAATCTTTTCAAGAATTCCTGCTAAACCGGCTTGTTCGATGCTTGATTCCATATCCACAAAAAAAGCCGGGTATGTAACCCGGCTTTTCCCTATATATTTAATGTAGAGGCCGTCAATCTATAAAAAATTTCAGCTTCTCCCTGCGGCTTGAATGCCGCAGCCTGTTCAATGCTTTCTTTTCAATCTGCCGAATCCTCTCCCTGGAGACATTGAATCTTTTCCCTATCTCTTCAAGGGTATATTCTGCTTTTTCGCCAATGCCGAACCGCAGCCTGATAATCTTTTCCTCACGTTCGCTCAACGTCGACAGAATTTCGGTTACCCTGCCTGCCAGTTCCCGGGTCTGCACAGCTTCATATGGGGACTGGGACTCCTGATTCTCAAGAAAATCGCCCAATGTAGAATCATCGTCTCCTACCGGAGTTTCCAGAGAGATCGGTTCGCGGGAAGCTTCGAGGATGGAGAGTATCTTATCCATCGGCAGGTTAGTGGCCTTGGAGATCTCCAGCGGTGTGGGCTCCCGGCCAAGTTCTTTAAAAAGGGCATAGAATGCCTTGAAAAACTGGCTTCTCAATTCGAGAAAATGCACTGGCAGCCTGATTGTCCGGGTCTTATCCAGAATCGCCCTGGTTATGGCCTGTCTGATCCACCAGCTGGCATAGGTGGAGAATTTGTTGCCCTTGGTGTAGTCAAAACGGAAAACGGCGCGCATCAGACCGAGATTTCCTTCCTGGATCAGATCGGCAAGGGTCAACCCCTGATGCATATACCTTTTGGCAATGGAGACCACCAGGCGCAGATTCGCCCTGATCATGGTGTCCTTGGCAACCTCTATGGAACGGCTGTAGGCCTCCAGTTTGGCCTGCAGCTCAAAAAGTTCTCTTTTGTCGGGATACTTTTTTGCAGCGCTGATGACATTGTAGCGCATAAAATTCAGCTGCTGCTTTTTGGGTTTCAGAGTCGGATCCCTCTTTTCCCAAAGAGCTATCCTTTCACAGAGCAGTTCTATTTCACGGCTGCCGGAAACGTCTTCACGAATGGCGACAATGATGGCCTCAAAGCCCTGCCGGATTGTTTTGCTGTATTTTGCTTCCTCTTCGGGAGTAAGGAGATCAAACTGGCCCATTTCACGCAGATACGTCGTTGTCGTCTCTTCTGCCTCATGCGCCTCGCCATCGGTGATCAGATTGCCTTCATCATCCCGGTCATCGTCTTGTCCCTTTTTCTTTTTCTTCCAGATCTCTCCGGACAGGGTTCTCTTTTCCCCCGATTCCTCTTCGGTGACAATTTCTATGTTATTATCGCCTAGAAAATTAAATATTTTTTCTATAGCACCAGGATCTTTGATATCATCGGGGAGCAGCTCATTTAATTCATCAAAGCTGATACAACCTTCTGACTTACCTGTTTTCAGTAGATTTTCCTTAAGATCAGACAGCACCTGAGAATCACCTTATATAAAAAATTTTGATTACGGAAAGAAAACCCATCGCTGCATTGCGTAGAATTCTTTTTCCAGACTCGTAAATGGAAGTATGTATTTGATTATATGAAGTGTTTTCATTATATGAAGAAATGAGATTTTCTCCCTGTCAACATGAACGTCCACAAACTTCTAACTCTAACCTGTTAAACTCAAAACAGCAAACAATTAATAAATCGGCAGCGCCTAGCCAATCCTGCGGAAGCTCGACGGCAGGCCATATTCACCTCTTGTTGCAATCATCACTCAACGCATCGTATTTCACGGTTATGATATTATAATATTCATCATCATAGAAACAAGTGGAGCACCTGCATTTGCTAGTTCTTATCAAGTTTATCGGATCATAACCATTCATTGTTAACAACCAGGTTGAAGAATCTTATGAAAAATATCACCGACTATACACGCTGCAGCGGAGTCTTAGCACATGTCACTTCGCTGCCCTCGCCCTTCGGCATTGGCGATCTCGGGCCGGACGCCTATGACTTTCTCCGTTTTCTCGCGGATGCCCGGCAGTCCATCTGGCAGATTCTGCCGCTGGGCCCGACCCACAATGCACTTTCTAACTCACCATATATGACCGCCTCCGCTTTTGGCGGCAACCCTCTTCTTATCTCGCCACAGCTTCTTTTTGAAGACGGGCTGCTTACCAAGGCTGAAATTTCGGAATATCCGGATCTCGCGCCCTACAGAGTCGATTTCGATACGGTTATTCCGCTCAAGGGAAGACTCCTGAAACAGGCATTTTCCCGATTTAATCCTGAAAAGTTTTCGGAATATGAAGGTTTTATCACGCAAACCCAGTGGCTTATGGATTATTGCATGTTCATGGCATTGAAAAACAAATACCCGGACAAAGCCTGGTATGAGTGGGATACAACACTGGCTCAACGGGATTCCAAGGCGATGGCACAGATGGCCGAAACAGAGCAGGAACAAATTGCCTATTTCCGTTTCGAACAGTTCCTCTTCCACCAGCAGTGGAGCCGGCTCCATGCCTATGCCAAGGATTTAAATATCCAGCTCTTTGGCGATATTCCCATCTACGTCAGTCTCGACAGCGCCGATGTATGGGGAGCACAGGAGATTTTCCTGCTTGACCGAAAAACCTGCCAGCCAACTCATGTGGCCGGTGTGCCACCCGATTATTTCAGCAAAACCGGCCAGAAATGGGGAAACCCTCTCTATCGTTGGAACAATGAGGATAAACACATCAGAAAGCAGCTGCTGCACTGGTGGACCCTCAGGTTCAAGGCGATCTTCGAGCAGGTGGATATTGCCCGCATCGATCATTTTCGTGGTTTCCAGGAGTATTGGGCCGTTCCCGCGCATCACAAGACCGCCCTTAAGGGCGAATGGCTGCCGGGGCCCGGGGCCGAGTTTTTCCGCGAGATATTTGCCGAGCTCGGCAAACTGCAGATAGTTGCGGAGGATCTGGGAGAAATCACCGAGGATGTCCTTGAGCTCAGGGATGAGTTGCATTTCCCCGGCATGCGGGTGCTGCAGTTCGCCTTTGACGGCAATATAGACAACACCTTCCTGCCCTTTAACTATGAGACTCCGAACACCTTTGTCTATACTGGCACCCATGACAACGACACCACCGTCGGCTGGTATATGAGCGACAGAATCGACGATGAAATCCGCCAACGCACCAAAAGACTGGCAAACCGCAAAATCCACGATCATCACGGCATTCATCATGATCTCATCTATCTGGCCATGTCTTCCACGGCAGTAGCGGCCATTTTTCCCCTTCAGGATATTCTCGGTTTCGGCAGCGACTGCCGCATGAATACTCCGGGAACGCACAGCAAAGACAACTGGACCTGGAGGTGCAGCAAAGAATTCCTCACCCCGGACATATCAACCTGGATGCAGGAACTTACGGAATTATGCGGCCGTTCCAAACCCCACGAGAAGAAAAAATCTACCAAAACTTTGAAATCAGAGATAACAAAATCTTGACAAGGCGGAACGCTTCAGGTAAATAAACTCCACTCTTTTGGCCCCATCGTCTAGCGGTCAGGACGTCGGCCTCTCACGCCGAAAACAGGGGTTCGATTCCCCTTGGGGTCACCAAAAAATTCAGGGACTTAGAGCACGTAAGCTTTAAGTCCCTTTTTTTTTGGCCCCTTCGATGGGCCTTACATTCTAATCCGAAATATTCTAGCCAAACATTAATAATACAAGAACTTCCAGCTGATTCTATAGATTCTTTTTTGTTAGTATCTGAAAAAGGATTTAGCCTGTCTGGCGACCCCATACCCTGTCGGGAAAATCAGTCGGCCAACAGCACATCAACCATCTCCGCAAATCCGTAGCCCCCTTCTTTCCGGGTGACCCAAGTCGGTTTGGTTGGCAGATCATCAAGGAAATGTAAAATATTGGCAACCCCAACCCCATGGGAAAAGTAGGCAAACATAGGTGCATCATTGGGAGAATCGCCTGAGAAGATAACGGAATTTTTTATGTTGTCGAGATCCATTTGAAAGATCTCTTTAAATAGACGTTTTGTCATTGCCAACTTGTCATGGTCGCCAAACCACCCGTTCACGTGAATGGAGCTGATCTTGGCAACGGCACCCGCCTCTTGAAATATTTGAACGATCAGATCCACCTCAGCTTTAGACAATGTGGGAACATCCTCACTAAAATCAATTGCAAGATCGGCCTCACGGTACTGTTGATCAGCAGATACTGCGCAGCCTTTTACCTTTGAGAGTATTAGGTTCTGGAGTTGCATAAGCTTTTGCCGATCATTTTTTCGTTGCTCTTCAGTCCGCCAAAACCGCCGGATCATTTTATGCTGGACACGGTCATAGTAGAAATAGAACGCTCCGTTTTCGCCAACCAGTCCATCAACAGGCCACATCCTGGCAATGTGATCACACCAGCCTGCTGGTCTTCCGGTTATAGGGACAACTTTGATACCCGCCTGCTGCAAAAGTTCCATTGCGCTATAGGCAACTGCCGGCAGGTAACCATCGTTGGTGAGGGTGTCATCGATATCTGTGAGCACATACTCAATCTGGTGTTTAGATATGTTGGGAAAATCATGAATTGACTTCATTGAAAGTTGCTACTTTATTGTTAGTTTTTTAATCCTATTATAGTTCAAGTACATGGAACTATAGGTCAACTGATGTCCACTGCAGTCCTGAACTACAGTATAGTATAAGCAGGTTCCCCCTACCGGACATACGCCCTAGTCAATCCAGTATTCAGTGTTTGATTGTTTTTATGGAAAGCTGCTGACAGCCTATTGATAATGTATCCTTTTTTCTACCACAGCGAACTGAATAATGGTGAAAATCGCCAGGATAAGGACCAGAACAACCGTTAATGTGGCAGCATAGGAAGTGTCCCAAAAACTAAATGCATTTTCGTAGATATAATAGAGAAGAAGAGAACTTGCATTGTCAGGACCGCCCTTGGTCATGATCACCAGATGATCCACCAGTTTAAAGGAGTTGACTACCGCGTTAACTGTAATGAACAGGGTAGTTGGCATGAGGAGAGGAAAGGTTACACGTCTGAAGTGGTACCAACTCCCGGCGCCTTCCACCACTCCCGCCTCTCTTAATTCGGGAGATAATTGTTGCAACGCGGCTAGATAAAAAACCATAAAGAATCCTGCTTCTTTCCATATGACCATGACGATCAGACAATATAAGGCGCTATTGGGATTGCCCAGCCAATTGTGGCTACTTCCTCCAAAAAATTGAGAAACCTGGTCGAACAGCCCATATTCCGGCGTATAAAAAAACAGCCATATATTTGCCACCGCAATCATTGGTAGTACAGTAGGGGTGAAAAAAGACATACGTACCAGAGAACGTCCTTTGATACTTCGATTGATCAAAAGCGCCATTCCGAGGGCAAATGCAATACTCATGGGGACCGTGCACATGGAATAGATCATGTTGTTCTTTAGAACTTTCCAGAAAATATCATCTTCCATGAGAAAAGTATAATTTTCCAGACCAATGTAGGTCGAAGGATGAACTGCATTTCCAGTGGAAAAAAGACTATGGTATATGGTGGAGACGATAGGGTAATGGGTGAACAGACCAATCATGAATACGGCTGGAAGTACTAACAACCAACCATTTATATGATTCCAATAACGCAACTGCAGCATCGGTTTCATGATTGTTCCCCAATGTTGGTTGTCTCGACTCTCTTTCCGTCTGC is a window from the Desulfopila inferna genome containing:
- the mqnE gene encoding aminofutalosine synthase MqnE, with the protein product MESSIEQAGLAGILEKIKSGTRLSLEDGLQLYQCQDILALGYLADIVRYRKNGDNAYFIYNQHINYSNICTNLCKFCAFGKDKESSLAYEMSVEEVKEKVRQRLDEPITEIHMVGGIHPDLPFVYYLDILRGIKEVRPEVHIQAFTCVEIAHLADLAEKPVDETLEMLKEAGLGSIPGGGAEVFSPRIRKLTCEKKLSGHDWLEIAKIAHRNGLYTNATMLYGHIETYEERLEHLDALRCAQDETNGFLAFIPLAFHPKNTEMSEISGTSGINDLKNMAVARLMLDNFPHIKAYWVMLGPKLAQIALSFGADDMDGTVKEEVITHMAGAETEQAIGSGTLVRLIREAGRTPIERDTLYNIINRP
- a CDS encoding sigma-70 family RNA polymerase sigma factor, encoding MLSDLKENLLKTGKSEGCISFDELNELLPDDIKDPGAIEKIFNFLGDNNIEIVTEEESGEKRTLSGEIWKKKKKGQDDDRDDEGNLITDGEAHEAEETTTTYLREMGQFDLLTPEEEAKYSKTIRQGFEAIIVAIREDVSGSREIELLCERIALWEKRDPTLKPKKQQLNFMRYNVISAAKKYPDKRELFELQAKLEAYSRSIEVAKDTMIRANLRLVVSIAKRYMHQGLTLADLIQEGNLGLMRAVFRFDYTKGNKFSTYASWWIRQAITRAILDKTRTIRLPVHFLELRSQFFKAFYALFKELGREPTPLEISKATNLPMDKILSILEASREPISLETPVGDDDSTLGDFLENQESQSPYEAVQTRELAGRVTEILSTLSEREEKIIRLRFGIGEKAEYTLEEIGKRFNVSRERIRQIEKKALNRLRHSSRREKLKFFID
- the malQ gene encoding 4-alpha-glucanotransferase → MKNITDYTRCSGVLAHVTSLPSPFGIGDLGPDAYDFLRFLADARQSIWQILPLGPTHNALSNSPYMTASAFGGNPLLISPQLLFEDGLLTKAEISEYPDLAPYRVDFDTVIPLKGRLLKQAFSRFNPEKFSEYEGFITQTQWLMDYCMFMALKNKYPDKAWYEWDTTLAQRDSKAMAQMAETEQEQIAYFRFEQFLFHQQWSRLHAYAKDLNIQLFGDIPIYVSLDSADVWGAQEIFLLDRKTCQPTHVAGVPPDYFSKTGQKWGNPLYRWNNEDKHIRKQLLHWWTLRFKAIFEQVDIARIDHFRGFQEYWAVPAHHKTALKGEWLPGPGAEFFREIFAELGKLQIVAEDLGEITEDVLELRDELHFPGMRVLQFAFDGNIDNTFLPFNYETPNTFVYTGTHDNDTTVGWYMSDRIDDEIRQRTKRLANRKIHDHHGIHHDLIYLAMSSTAVAAIFPLQDILGFGSDCRMNTPGTHSKDNWTWRCSKEFLTPDISTWMQELTELCGRSKPHEKKKSTKTLKSEITKS
- a CDS encoding HAD-IIB family hydrolase, with protein sequence MKSIHDFPNISKHQIEYVLTDIDDTLTNDGYLPAVAYSAMELLQQAGIKVVPITGRPAGWCDHIARMWPVDGLVGENGAFYFYYDRVQHKMIRRFWRTEEQRKNDRQKLMQLQNLILSKVKGCAVSADQQYREADLAIDFSEDVPTLSKAEVDLIVQIFQEAGAVAKISSIHVNGWFGDHDKLAMTKRLFKEIFQMDLDNIKNSVIFSGDSPNDAPMFAYFSHGVGVANILHFLDDLPTKPTWVTRKEGGYGFAEMVDVLLAD
- a CDS encoding carbohydrate ABC transporter permease — its product is MLQLRYWNHINGWLLVLPAVFMIGLFTHYPIVSTIYHSLFSTGNAVHPSTYIGLENYTFLMEDDIFWKVLKNNMIYSMCTVPMSIAFALGMALLINRSIKGRSLVRMSFFTPTVLPMIAVANIWLFFYTPEYGLFDQVSQFFGGSSHNWLGNPNSALYCLIVMVIWKEAGFFMVFYLAALQQLSPELREAGVVEGAGSWYHFRRVTFPLLMPTTLFITVNAVVNSFKLVDHLVIMTKGGPDNASSLLLYYIYENAFSFWDTSYAATLTVVLVLILAIFTIIQFAVVEKRIHYQ